The following is a genomic window from Amycolatopsis australiensis.
CTCACTGACCGGCAGCGTCCGCAACTCGCTCACCGCCACCGAAGGACCCGGCGGCACCAGCGAGACGGTCGAGGTCAAAGCCCGCACCTACACCGGCGACATCGTCGTCCGCCGGGCCTGAAGACGCCACACGGAAGGGGAAATCCATGCCGGACGCCATCGTGGCCGAAGGGCTGGTCAAGAAGTACGGGAAGGTCACCGCGCTCGACGGGATGGAGCTGCGCGTGCCCGAGGGCACGGTGCTGGGGGTGCTGGGGCCGAACGGCGCCGGCAAGACCACCACCGTCCAGATCCTCACGACCCTGCAGAAGCCGGACGCCGGCCGCGCGACGGTCGCCGGGTTCGACGTCGTGGCCGACGCGCACGAGCTGCGTTCGCACATCGGCGCGTCCGGCCAGTACGCGGCCGTCGACCAGGAGCTGACCGGGGCCGAGAACCTCGAGATGGTCGGCAGGCTCTACCACCTGGGCACCCGGCGGGCCAAGGCGCGCGGTCGCGAGCTGCTGGCCCGGTTCAGCCTGGCGGACGCCGCCGACCGCCCGGTGAAGGGCTACTCCGGCGGCATGCGGCGCCGGCTCGACCTGGCCGGCGCGCTCGTGGCCAACCCGCCGGTGCTGTTCCTCGACGAGCCCACCACGGGCCTGGACCCGCGGGCCCGCACCGAGCTGTGGGACGTCATCACCGAGCTGGTCGCCGGCGGCACGACGCTGCTGCTCACCACCCAGTACCTCGAAGAGGCCGACCGGCTGGCCGACAGCATCGCCGTGGT
Proteins encoded in this region:
- a CDS encoding ATP-binding cassette domain-containing protein, which produces MPDAIVAEGLVKKYGKVTALDGMELRVPEGTVLGVLGPNGAGKTTTVQILTTLQKPDAGRATVAGFDVVADAHELRSHIGASGQYAAVDQELTGAENLEMVGRLYHLGTRRAKARGRELLARFSLADAADRPVKGYSGGMRRRLDLAGALVANPPVLFLDEPTTGLDPRARTELWDVITELVAGGTTLLLTTQYLEEADRLADSIAVVDHGRVIARGTADELKDLVGGERIELTVGTHADVAVARRALARLASGEPRAEAFRLTVPVTHGAKALTEALALLAAEGVDVRDVGVRRPTLDDVFLTLTGHETAEPAKEAV